In the genome of Streptomyces fagopyri, the window CACCCTGGTTGCCCAGCTGGACGCCGTCCGTGAGGGGCACCACCAGGCAGGCGCCGGGGGCGAGCGGCCCCGGCGGCACCGCGCAGCCGTGGTCGAGCCGGTCGGCGAGGCGCCAGCCGGTCAGGTCGAGGGGATCGGGCGAGGCGTTGAGGAGCGTGACGGTCTCGGACTCGGGGGCCGGGCCCCGCGGGTTGACCAGGGCCGCCACGATGCGCACCGGCCGGCCCTCCGGATCGGGGCGGGAGCCGTCCACGGGGAGGGTGTGCCCGGTGATGTCGTCGGTGTGCCAGGCCTGGCTCTGGAAGGCGAGGAAGATGCCGACCCACCGGGACTGCGCCGGGAAGTGGAGGAGCAGCCCGCCGTCCTGCCAGACGCCGTCGTCGCCCTGGAACCGCGCGCTGTTGCCCTGGTTCATATGGATGTCGTGGACGCCGTTGCCGGGCAGGAAGCCGAAGACCTTGTCGCGGACGGCGGCCTCGGGTCCGAAGCGCTCGCCGAAGACGTACATCCGGGCGGCCGGGTCGGCCACCGCGCGCCGGACGTAGTGGTCGAGCAGGTCGGCCAGGTCGTTGTCGGGCCCCTGTGCGTCCGGGGGCAGCGAACGCATCGCCGCCGGGTCGAAGAGGTTGCCGCGCACGAAGTCGAGGTTCGGGCCGTCCGGCCCCGGCGGCAGTGTGTTCCAGCCGGACGGCAGACCCTCCAGGTGCGCGGTGACCGGATGCCGGAGGTCGTCGGCGACCAGGTAGAGCAGCTCGGAGGGCTCCTCCTGGGACCGCACGTTGACCGCCGCCCGGTAGTGCGTTCCCTGATCGTCCGCCAGGTGGATCTGGTAGTGCGGAGTGCCGGTGGAGCCCTCACGCCGGACGTCGACCGCCCGGGTGATCAGTACGCCGTAGGCCTTCAATGGCATGCCCGTCAACTCCCCCTGTAGACAGTGCGGTTGGCCGCTCAATGGGGAATGGTAGGTCCGTGGCGCGCCCTTTCGTCCGGTTGCGCGGGAAGTTCGTCCGGCGGCCGGCCGCCTACGATCGGCCGGTGGTCCTCTTCCTGCTGGAACGCCTGTCCCCGACTCCCCCCGCCGAGACCTGGCGCCGCCTCACCGAGTGGCCCCGGCACGCGCGGGTCGTACCGCTGACCCGGGTCAGCGTGGTCACCCCGCCGCCGACGTCCGAGGGCACGGTGTTCGTCGCCCGGTCGGGGATCGGGCCGGTGGCGTTCGACGACCCGATGGAGGTCGTGACCTGGCGGCCGCCCCGGGGAGGGGACCCGGGGCGGTGCCGGCTGGTCAAGCACGGCACGTTCGTCACGGGGTGGGCCGAGATCGAGGTGCGTCGCGCGGCCGGCGGGGGCTCGCTGGTGCTGTGGCGGGAGGATCTGCGGGTGCGCTGGCTGCCCGGGTTCTGCGACCGGCCGCTGGCGTGGGCGGGGAGGTGGATGTTCGGCCGGGCCGTGGACGGACTGCTGCGGGAGCCCCTGGCGGAGCGTGCCCCGGGGCCGTCCTCGCCGTGACCTCCGGGTCACCTGCCCGGTAAGGCGAACCACCCTGTGGGTCGAGGGCCCCGGTCAGGCGAAGGACCCGATCCGGCGGACCACAGCGGGCGTCGTGTCGTGGTGGATCGGCGTGTGCGCGCCGGTGAGGGAGACGCCGCTGCCGCCGCGCCTGCGGGCCACGATCTCCGAGGCGATGGACAGGGCCGTCTCCTCGGGGGTGCGGGCGCCCA includes:
- a CDS encoding DUF2278 family protein encodes the protein MPLKAYGVLITRAVDVRREGSTGTPHYQIHLADDQGTHYRAAVNVRSQEEPSELLYLVADDLRHPVTAHLEGLPSGWNTLPPGPDGPNLDFVRGNLFDPAAMRSLPPDAQGPDNDLADLLDHYVRRAVADPAARMYVFGERFGPEAAVRDKVFGFLPGNGVHDIHMNQGNSARFQGDDGVWQDGGLLLHFPAQSRWVGIFLAFQSQAWHTDDITGHTLPVDGSRPDPEGRPVRIVAALVNPRGPAPESETVTLLNASPDPLDLTGWRLADRLDHGCAVPPGPLAPGACLVVPLTDGVQLGNQGGRITLLDAHGLKADGVSYTAGQAGREGWTVVF
- a CDS encoding SRPBCC family protein, which encodes MVLFLLERLSPTPPAETWRRLTEWPRHARVVPLTRVSVVTPPPTSEGTVFVARSGIGPVAFDDPMEVVTWRPPRGGDPGRCRLVKHGTFVTGWAEIEVRRAAGGGSLVLWREDLRVRWLPGFCDRPLAWAGRWMFGRAVDGLLREPLAERAPGPSSP